The uncultured Desulfatiglans sp. DNA window CTGGTGCCTTTCTGGACGGACACCAAGAACGGCTATCTCCGCGTGAGGCGCTGTGCGCAGGCGCGCGCCATCGAGAACGAATGCTACGTCGCCATTTCGGGAAGCGTGGGCAACCTCCCCAAGGTGGAAAACATGGACATCCAGTACGCCCAGACCGCCATCTTCACGCCGTCGGATTTCGCCTTCCCCCACGACGCCATCGCCGCCGAGGCGACGCCCAATACGGAGATGACCCTTCTGGCCGACCTGGACCTCGATCTCCTCAAAGAGGTGCGCTACCAGGGCAGCGTCCGCAACCTTCAGACCCGCCGCCTGGATCTCTACCGGATAACCGAACTCAAGTAGTTTCCAATCCGGAAATGGTCTTTTTGGCCAATCTCGGCGTCAATCTGCACGTTTGCTTGTGCGGCCACATCCAGGTCGCCTCCGCACAAACGCTTGATTGCCTTGATATTGGCCAAACCGGGACCCGTCGCGAAGCGGTGGGACTGAGCACCCGAAGGGTGTGAAGAAAAATCCTCATTTCCGGAGTGGAAACTGGGTTCTACCGGGAAATCATTTCCGGATGGAAACCAAGTAGACT harbors:
- a CDS encoding hypothetical protein (Evidence 5 : Unknown function), with the protein product MVFLANLGVNLHVCLCGHIQVASAQTLDCLDIGQTGTRREAVGLSTRRV